In Chthoniobacterales bacterium, one DNA window encodes the following:
- a CDS encoding helix-turn-helix domain-containing protein, with the protein MDAVFRALADASRRKLLDALHAENGQTLSELCAHLAMTRQAVTKHLALLEEANLVAVVWRGREKLHFLNPVPLHEIYERWIAKYERDRLQALSDLKKGLEENS; encoded by the coding sequence ATGGATGCAGTTTTTCGCGCCCTGGCTGATGCGAGTCGGCGGAAGTTGCTGGATGCGTTGCACGCTGAGAACGGTCAGACGTTGTCGGAGTTGTGCGCGCACCTGGCGATGACGCGACAGGCGGTGACGAAGCATTTGGCTCTTCTCGAAGAGGCCAATCTCGTCGCAGTCGTCTGGCGCGGGCGCGAGAAGCTGCATTTCCTAAATCCGGTGCCGTTGCACGAGATCTACGAGCGCTGGATTGCCAAGTATGAACGCGATCGCCTCCAGGCGCTCAGCGATCTGAAAAAGGGTCTCGAAGAAAACAGTTAG
- a CDS encoding SRPBCC family protein: MEKSTFVYVTFIRTTPEKLWAKLTETEIPREFFWATTLHGEIRAGAKWHSTAPDGTVVDGGEILELDPPKRLVLSWQHEMQEEKKAEGVSRMTYTLEPKEGMVKLTVLHEMDRGQSKFIEAVSNGWPVILSSLKTLLETGEALEDTRTW; encoded by the coding sequence ATGGAAAAAAGCACATTCGTTTACGTCACCTTCATTCGCACCACGCCCGAGAAGCTCTGGGCGAAACTCACCGAGACCGAGATTCCGCGGGAGTTTTTCTGGGCCACGACCTTGCACGGAGAGATTCGGGCCGGGGCGAAATGGCACAGCACCGCGCCAGACGGCACCGTGGTCGATGGCGGGGAAATCCTCGAACTCGACCCTCCGAAACGGCTCGTCCTAAGCTGGCAGCACGAGATGCAGGAGGAAAAGAAGGCCGAGGGCGTGTCGCGGATGACTTACACGCTGGAGCCGAAGGAGGGCATGGTGAAATTGACCGTGCTGCACGAGATGGATCGCGGTCAGTCGAAATTCATCGAGGCGGTGTCGAATGGCTGGCCGGTGATTTTGTCGAGTCTGAAGACGCTGCTGGAGACCGGCGAGGCGCTGGAAGACACGCGGACCTGGTAA
- a CDS encoding SRPBCC family protein has translation MSDTHTIRLHRVLRAKPERVYRAFLDPDAKAKWLPPHGFTGKVHHLDARVGGTYRMSFTNFTTGSSHHFGGTYTEIVPNERLRYTDKFEDPNLPGEMHITVELTEVFCGTELHITQEGVPAIIPAPACYMGWQESLELLAQLVEPEIPDQV, from the coding sequence ATGAGCGACACCCACACCATCCGCCTGCACCGAGTCCTTCGCGCCAAACCCGAGCGCGTCTATCGCGCCTTTCTCGATCCGGACGCCAAGGCCAAATGGCTCCCGCCCCACGGTTTTACGGGCAAAGTGCATCACCTCGACGCCCGCGTCGGCGGCACCTACCGCATGTCGTTCACCAACTTCACCACCGGCTCCAGCCACCACTTCGGCGGCACCTACACCGAGATCGTGCCCAACGAACGCCTCCGCTACACCGACAAATTCGAGGACCCCAATCTCCCCGGAGAAATGCACATCACGGTCGAACTCACGGAAGTCTTCTGCGGCACCGAGTTGCACATCACTCAAGAGGGCGTCCCGGCCATCATCCCCGCTCCCGCCTGCTATATGGGCTGGCAGGAATCGCTCGAACTCCTCGCCCAACTCGTCGAGCCCGAGATTCCCGATCAAGTCTGA
- a CDS encoding SRPBCC family protein, whose translation MKTVSHLDNSTDEPIECQLVSYRVLNASRQRVFRAFAEPEHLARWWGPNGFRSTLHRFEFRPGGRWELTLHGPDGTDYKNEYFAVEIVEPERIVINHPDPAHEFQLIVTLAEEGEHQTRLKWRQVFASSEHFGEIQSFVTEANEQVLDRLEAEVAVIP comes from the coding sequence ATGAAAACAGTGAGCCATCTGGACAACTCCACGGATGAGCCAATCGAGTGTCAGCTCGTGAGTTACCGGGTGTTGAATGCCTCACGACAGAGGGTTTTCCGCGCGTTTGCCGAACCAGAGCACCTTGCGCGCTGGTGGGGACCAAATGGATTCCGCAGCACGCTCCACCGCTTTGAGTTCCGGCCCGGTGGCCGCTGGGAACTGACGCTGCATGGACCGGACGGCACGGATTACAAGAACGAGTATTTCGCAGTCGAGATCGTCGAGCCGGAGCGGATCGTGATCAATCATCCCGATCCGGCGCATGAGTTCCAGCTCATCGTCACACTGGCAGAGGAAGGCGAACACCAGACGCGACTGAAGTGGCGCCAAGTCTTCGCTTCGAGCGAACACTTTGGAGAGATTCAGTCATTCGTCACTGAAGCCAACGAACAGGTTCTGGATCGACTGGAAGCCGAAGTGGCCGTGATTCCGTAA
- a CDS encoding DUF4256 domain-containing protein: MPTKKNELSPQQREGLFRVLKARFEKHVSRHPSVEWAKVQSRLEASPEKLWSLLEMEKTGGEPDVVSQDAQTGEVVFNDCSSETPKGRVSVCYDRAGLESRKEHRPANTAIDMATEMGIELLTEEEYLELQKLGEFDLKTSSWVKTPDNIRQLGGALYCDCRYGRVFTGHNGAQSYYAARAFRGSLRV, translated from the coding sequence ATGCCCACCAAGAAAAATGAGTTGTCGCCCCAGCAACGTGAGGGGTTGTTTCGGGTGTTAAAAGCCCGGTTTGAGAAACATGTGAGTCGTCATCCCAGTGTGGAATGGGCGAAAGTCCAATCACGGCTCGAAGCGAGTCCCGAGAAGCTGTGGTCGCTCTTGGAAATGGAAAAAACCGGTGGAGAGCCCGATGTGGTGAGTCAGGATGCGCAGACGGGGGAAGTCGTTTTCAACGATTGCTCGTCGGAAACTCCGAAAGGTCGCGTGAGTGTTTGTTACGACCGTGCCGGGCTGGAATCGAGGAAGGAGCATCGACCCGCCAACACCGCGATCGACATGGCGACGGAGATGGGCATCGAGCTGCTCACCGAGGAGGAATACCTGGAACTGCAAAAGCTGGGCGAGTTTGACTTAAAGACTTCGAGCTGGGTGAAAACGCCGGACAATATCCGTCAACTCGGCGGCGCGCTGTATTGCGACTGCCGTTACGGACGGGTCTTCACAGGGCACAACGGCGCGCAGTCTTACTACGCCGCCCGGGCCTTTCGCGGCTCGCTGCGGGTCTGA
- a CDS encoding DUF2231 domain-containing protein, whose product MRQIFAAKCIECHDSATARPKGDFGYVLDLARVAANPDWVTRGNAEDSDLYLMVENEEMPGDDATVPPLTTQEKDTVKRWIDAGAQASPLPNSAQKTPPRGRTDLPLIPRLIRALGQFHPPSAHFPIALLIAAFPAEVMWKRTRKPNWKSTVRFCVMLGAISAVLTALLGWCNASPHTGELAHIMEWHRWLGTGTAVWAVGLAIISEMAHKVGQPRLWRYSFRTTLVAGILLVSFTGYFGAALVYGIQHFNW is encoded by the coding sequence GTGCGGCAGATTTTCGCCGCCAAATGCATTGAATGCCACGATAGCGCCACGGCCCGGCCCAAAGGCGACTTTGGCTACGTTCTCGACCTGGCTCGAGTCGCCGCGAACCCCGATTGGGTGACTCGTGGCAACGCGGAGGACTCCGATCTTTATCTGATGGTGGAGAATGAAGAAATGCCAGGCGATGACGCGACAGTTCCCCCGCTAACCACGCAGGAGAAAGACACCGTCAAACGCTGGATCGACGCCGGTGCCCAGGCCAGTCCGCTCCCAAACTCCGCTCAGAAAACTCCGCCACGCGGACGCACCGATCTTCCTCTCATCCCGCGCCTCATCCGCGCGCTTGGTCAGTTTCATCCGCCCTCCGCGCATTTCCCCATTGCGCTCCTCATTGCCGCCTTTCCGGCTGAGGTGATGTGGAAACGCACGCGCAAACCCAACTGGAAATCCACCGTCCGCTTCTGCGTCATGCTTGGAGCGATCAGCGCCGTCCTCACCGCGCTCCTCGGCTGGTGCAACGCCTCGCCGCATACAGGCGAACTGGCGCACATCATGGAATGGCACCGCTGGCTCGGGACCGGCACCGCCGTTTGGGCTGTTGGCCTCGCCATCATCTCCGAAATGGCGCACAAGGTGGGTCAACCCCGGCTCTGGCGCTATTCATTCCGCACCACCCTCGTCGCAGGCATCCTTCTCGTCAGCTTCACCGGCTACTTCGGAGCTGCGCTGGTTTATGGCATTCAGCACTTCAATTGGTAA
- a CDS encoding cytochrome b562, which yields MKKICLPVVLALAFLPLLSAQEALPPSAPPAGHGEKHDDSPLHKEMEALNRNMRKLSRQYSDAAQKESSLKLVSEMLANSEAAKTMIPSQVAKLPEADQAKALEIYHKDMDTLSTELTTLKELITAGDAVAIKAQLDKLNDVKKSGHKDLGVKKGGPGGDRPHGPGPEEVH from the coding sequence ATGAAAAAAATCTGCCTTCCCGTCGTTCTGGCCCTGGCCTTTCTCCCGCTTCTATCAGCTCAAGAAGCCCTGCCTCCGAGCGCGCCTCCTGCCGGACATGGTGAGAAACATGACGACTCCCCGTTACACAAAGAGATGGAGGCTCTCAACCGGAATATGCGCAAACTCAGCCGCCAATATTCCGATGCCGCGCAAAAGGAGAGTTCCCTGAAACTCGTCTCGGAAATGCTGGCAAACTCTGAGGCTGCCAAGACAATGATTCCTTCCCAAGTTGCCAAATTACCGGAAGCGGACCAAGCAAAAGCGCTGGAGATCTACCACAAAGATATGGACACGCTTTCCACTGAGTTGACCACACTCAAAGAGTTGATCACAGCGGGTGACGCGGTGGCCATCAAGGCGCAACTCGACAAGCTAAACGACGTGAAGAAGAGCGGTCACAAGGATTTGGGAGTCAAAAAGGGTGGCCCCGGCGGCGACCGTCCGCACGGCCCCGGTCCGGAGGAAGTCCATTAA
- a CDS encoding glutathione peroxidase has product MTMEGKVTSLADFKGKAWLVVNVASRCGNTPQYTGLEKLAKTYQPQGLVVLGFPCNDFGNQEPGSTGEIREFCSVKYGVTFPILDKIHVKGPDQTPLYAALTNSSAKFPGEVKWNFGKFLISKDGEVLARFEPKMQPEDPALVSAIEGALK; this is encoded by the coding sequence ATGACGATGGAAGGCAAAGTGACCTCGCTCGCCGACTTCAAGGGCAAGGCCTGGCTCGTGGTCAACGTAGCCTCGCGTTGCGGCAACACTCCGCAATACACGGGTCTCGAAAAACTCGCGAAAACCTACCAGCCGCAAGGTCTCGTCGTCCTCGGCTTCCCTTGCAACGACTTCGGCAATCAGGAGCCCGGCAGCACGGGTGAAATCCGGGAGTTTTGCAGCGTGAAATACGGCGTCACCTTCCCCATTCTCGACAAAATCCACGTCAAAGGTCCAGACCAGACTCCGCTCTACGCCGCCCTGACCAACAGCAGCGCGAAATTCCCCGGAGAAGTGAAATGGAACTTCGGTAAATTTCTCATCAGCAAAGACGGCGAAGTCCTCGCGCGTTTCGAGCCGAAGATGCAACCCGAGGATCCGGCTCTAGTCAGCGCTATCGAGGGAGCGTTGAAGTAA
- a CDS encoding pyridoxamine 5'-phosphate oxidase family protein produces the protein MDSINQQQPEDNHEDLRGAKAIEKIQELIEKTPTCFFVTAEATHGPHGARPMSVQKVDDSGNFWFLSADDSHKNLEVAIDPSVRLYFQGSTHSDFLLIQGTASISRDHDKIKELWEPVIKTWFTGGVDDPRITVIKVTPTEGYYWDTKHGQAVAGIKMLIGATIGKTLDDSIEGRLSV, from the coding sequence ATGGACTCCATCAATCAACAGCAGCCAGAAGACAATCACGAAGACCTCCGCGGCGCGAAAGCCATCGAGAAAATCCAGGAGCTGATCGAAAAAACGCCGACTTGTTTCTTCGTTACCGCCGAGGCGACGCATGGACCCCACGGGGCGCGCCCAATGAGCGTGCAGAAGGTCGATGACTCGGGAAATTTCTGGTTTCTGAGTGCCGACGACAGCCACAAAAACCTCGAAGTCGCCATCGATCCCTCAGTCAGGCTCTACTTCCAAGGCTCGACGCATTCGGATTTTCTGCTCATCCAGGGCACTGCGAGCATTTCGCGCGACCACGATAAGATCAAAGAACTTTGGGAACCGGTCATCAAAACGTGGTTCACCGGCGGCGTGGACGACCCACGAATCACTGTCATCAAAGTCACGCCCACGGAAGGTTATTACTGGGACACGAAGCACGGACAGGCCGTCGCAGGAATCAAGATGCTCATCGGCGCGACCATTGGAAAGACGCTTGACGACTCCATCGAAGGCCGACTTTCAGTCTAA
- a CDS encoding CoA-binding protein: protein MPSIAIIGASNDSGKYGHAAVLAFLQAGWVVHPVNPKEQEVAGLKAYASIVDVPQPVDWVSLYVPPTVGESLLPGLAQVDASEVWFNPGSATSELLRGAQEQLTAKVVSGCTIRAIGMDPKDYF, encoded by the coding sequence ATGCCCAGCATCGCGATCATTGGAGCCTCAAATGACTCAGGGAAATATGGCCACGCCGCAGTGCTGGCGTTTCTCCAGGCGGGCTGGGTAGTGCATCCGGTGAATCCGAAGGAGCAAGAAGTCGCCGGGTTAAAGGCCTATGCGTCCATCGTGGACGTGCCGCAGCCGGTGGATTGGGTAAGCCTCTATGTGCCACCGACCGTCGGGGAGTCATTGCTGCCCGGGTTGGCGCAAGTGGATGCGAGCGAGGTGTGGTTCAATCCGGGTTCGGCCACATCGGAACTCCTCCGCGGGGCTCAGGAGCAATTAACCGCCAAAGTCGTCTCCGGCTGCACGATTCGTGCGATCGGGATGGACCCGAAGGATTACTTCTAA
- a CDS encoding PAS domain S-box protein has product MTAPISPADETARLAALRDYDILDTPPESKYDEITKLAAEICGTPIATITLVDDSRQWFKSRIGLEMNGGPREHSFCAHALESPDLLIVQKPLEDPRFSNNPYVVAPDGIRFYAGAPLITTTGQILGTLCVIDRVERQLTPMQEHALQVLSRNVMTEMDLRRQIREEKRMTALLHETQEIAKMGSWELNLVTQQSTWSMETSALFGIELKDFGRTMEAFLEFVLPEDRHLLNRAEMGSDWEVEFRIRRRDTGEIRWMSARGKLVTDENGKPLRRLGSVMDITERKSSEAGLRESEERYRWLFEHNPHPMWVYDVNTLRFLAVNHMAVAMYGYSQEEFLQLSLVDIRPPEDVPTLYKTLAELGSAPSQSGVWRHRRKDGSAIQVEVSSLQLDFHGSPARLVLALDVTARITALNALQQSEERFRRTFQNAATGMVIASFDGTFLETNAAYRQMVDYSETELQSQDVFSITVPEDRKRDESLIADVREGRRESCVYEKRYLRKDGRVVWSQISLSVIRDPISQESSFIAVTEDITARKQAEEERDRFFNYSMDMLCVANFDGWFEIVNPAWTSTLGWSAEELTTRPSVEFVHPEDHDITLATREKILHGVPVRDFENRYLCKDGTHRWLSWNVYPMPESRQVFGVARDITHRHESEEQRKRDGQRLSEQAALLDSAQEAIHVKDLAGRIIYWNKGAERTYGWTSEEAMGKNSVELLFKDPTQYDAILNAIISTGEWRGEVAQRSKDGSDLTMDVHCTVVNDSEGRPKSVLSIATDITEKKKLEAQFLRAQRMESIGTLAGGIAHDLNNMLAPIMMSLEILKMKFPDKDTEALLNTLLSSAERGSDLVRQVLSFARGVEGQRVVVDLIHILRDIQKIARETFPKSITCELNIGRDLWTITGDHTQLHQVFLNLCVNARDAMPRGGRLSIDVQNVRLDETYVSMNPEARPGDYVRITVADTGEGIPPEVRDKIFEPFFTTKVVGQGTGLGLSTSIGIVKSHEGFIALNSQLGEGTQFEVYLPANTVAASATAAALLPKPLPCGNGEWILVVDDEQILRETVQKTLEHFGYRTLLAAHGVEALAIYAQNQQKIDLVLTDMAMPVMDGPATILALKAINPEVKVIGSSGLSSNEHVAQEVGMAVPYFVPKPYTAETLLKTIRHALTGRHPDELQ; this is encoded by the coding sequence ATGACTGCGCCCATTTCCCCCGCCGACGAGACGGCCCGGCTGGCGGCTCTGCGCGATTACGACATTCTCGACACGCCACCGGAGTCGAAATATGACGAGATCACCAAGCTGGCGGCGGAAATTTGCGGCACTCCCATCGCCACGATCACCCTCGTGGACGATTCGCGCCAGTGGTTCAAATCCAGAATCGGGTTGGAGATGAATGGCGGACCGCGTGAGCACTCTTTCTGTGCTCATGCCTTGGAGAGCCCTGACTTGCTCATCGTGCAGAAACCATTGGAAGACCCCCGCTTTTCCAACAACCCATACGTGGTGGCGCCCGACGGGATCCGGTTCTATGCCGGAGCGCCGCTGATCACTACGACGGGGCAGATTCTGGGAACTCTGTGCGTGATCGACCGGGTCGAGCGCCAGCTCACGCCGATGCAGGAGCACGCGCTGCAAGTGTTGAGCCGCAACGTGATGACCGAGATGGATTTGCGTCGTCAGATTCGCGAGGAAAAGCGCATGACGGCCCTGCTTCACGAGACGCAGGAGATTGCCAAGATGGGAAGCTGGGAACTCAATCTCGTGACGCAGCAATCCACTTGGTCCATGGAGACGAGCGCTTTGTTTGGCATCGAGCTGAAGGATTTCGGCAGAACGATGGAGGCGTTTCTCGAGTTTGTGCTGCCAGAGGATCGTCATTTGCTGAACCGCGCCGAAATGGGATCTGACTGGGAGGTGGAATTTCGCATTCGCCGACGCGACACTGGCGAGATTCGCTGGATGTCGGCGCGTGGGAAACTCGTCACCGACGAAAATGGGAAACCCCTTCGCCGTCTAGGCAGCGTGATGGACATCACAGAGCGAAAATCTTCCGAGGCCGGGCTGCGTGAGAGCGAGGAACGCTACCGCTGGCTTTTCGAGCACAACCCGCATCCGATGTGGGTCTATGATGTGAATACGCTGCGATTCCTCGCGGTAAACCATATGGCCGTCGCCATGTATGGCTATTCGCAGGAAGAATTTCTCCAGCTCTCTCTCGTCGACATCCGCCCGCCGGAGGATGTGCCTACCCTGTATAAAACATTGGCCGAGTTGGGCTCGGCTCCCTCCCAATCCGGCGTCTGGCGGCATCGGCGCAAGGACGGGAGCGCGATTCAGGTCGAAGTCAGTTCGCTGCAATTGGACTTCCATGGTTCTCCGGCCCGTCTGGTTCTCGCGCTCGATGTAACTGCACGCATCACGGCGTTGAATGCTCTGCAACAAAGCGAAGAGCGTTTCCGCCGCACTTTCCAAAACGCAGCCACTGGGATGGTCATCGCCAGCTTCGACGGGACGTTTCTCGAAACCAACGCCGCCTACCGGCAGATGGTCGACTACAGCGAAACCGAACTGCAATCTCAGGATGTTTTTTCCATCACCGTTCCCGAGGACCGGAAACGCGACGAGAGCTTGATCGCCGATGTGCGGGAAGGCCGCCGCGAGAGCTGCGTTTACGAGAAGCGTTATCTCCGAAAAGATGGCCGCGTCGTCTGGAGCCAGATCAGCCTGTCGGTCATTCGCGATCCGATAAGTCAGGAGTCGAGTTTCATCGCAGTCACGGAGGACATCACCGCGCGCAAGCAGGCCGAGGAGGAGCGCGACCGGTTTTTCAACTACTCGATGGACATGCTCTGCGTGGCCAATTTCGATGGTTGGTTTGAAATCGTGAATCCCGCCTGGACCAGCACGCTCGGCTGGTCGGCGGAGGAACTCACCACCCGTCCCTCGGTGGAATTTGTCCACCCCGAGGACCACGACATCACCCTCGCGACCCGGGAAAAAATCCTCCACGGCGTGCCTGTCCGCGACTTCGAGAATCGCTACCTCTGCAAGGACGGGACCCATCGCTGGCTCTCCTGGAACGTCTATCCCATGCCGGAGTCGCGCCAGGTCTTCGGGGTGGCTCGCGACATTACGCATCGTCATGAGAGCGAGGAGCAAAGAAAACGCGACGGACAGCGACTGAGCGAGCAGGCCGCCCTGCTCGACAGCGCCCAGGAGGCCATTCATGTGAAGGATCTCGCCGGGCGCATCATCTACTGGAACAAAGGTGCCGAACGCACCTACGGCTGGACCTCCGAGGAGGCGATGGGCAAGAATTCCGTGGAGTTGCTCTTCAAGGATCCAACTCAATACGATGCGATTCTCAACGCCATCATTTCCACCGGGGAATGGCGGGGAGAAGTGGCCCAGCGCAGCAAGGATGGCAGTGACCTGACCATGGACGTGCACTGCACCGTCGTTAATGACAGCGAGGGCCGGCCTAAATCCGTTCTCTCCATCGCCACAGACATCACGGAAAAGAAAAAACTCGAAGCCCAGTTCCTGCGCGCCCAGCGGATGGAGAGCATCGGCACGCTGGCGGGCGGCATCGCGCACGACCTCAACAACATGCTGGCCCCCATCATGATGTCGCTGGAAATCCTGAAAATGAAATTCCCCGACAAAGACACCGAGGCATTGCTCAACACCCTGCTCAGCAGCGCCGAGCGCGGCTCCGACCTGGTCAGGCAGGTGCTCTCCTTTGCCCGTGGCGTCGAAGGCCAGCGCGTCGTCGTGGATCTCATTCACATCCTGCGCGACATCCAGAAAATCGCCCGCGAAACGTTCCCTAAGTCGATCACGTGTGAGCTTAATATCGGCCGCGACCTCTGGACGATCACCGGCGACCACACGCAGTTGCACCAAGTCTTTCTCAACCTCTGCGTCAATGCCCGCGACGCCATGCCGCGGGGCGGTCGTCTCTCCATCGACGTGCAAAACGTCCGGCTGGATGAAACTTACGTGTCGATGAACCCCGAGGCGCGGCCCGGCGATTACGTTCGGATCACCGTCGCCGACACGGGCGAGGGCATTCCGCCGGAAGTGCGCGACAAGATTTTTGAGCCGTTTTTCACCACCAAAGTCGTGGGCCAGGGCACCGGGCTCGGGCTTTCCACCAGCATCGGAATCGTCAAAAGCCACGAGGGATTCATCGCGCTCAACAGCCAGTTGGGCGAGGGGACGCAGTTTGAGGTGTATCTCCCGGCAAACACCGTCGCGGCCTCCGCCACCGCCGCGGCATTGCTTCCCAAACCGCTCCCGTGCGGCAACGGCGAATGGATTCTCGTCGTGGACGATGAGCAGATCCTCCGCGAGACCGTGCAGAAGACGCTGGAACATTTCGGCTACCGCACCCTGCTCGCCGCTCACGGCGTCGAGGCGCTTGCGATCTACGCGCAGAACCAACAAAAAATCGACCTGGTCCTCACCGACATGGCCATGCCCGTGATGGACGGCCCGGCCACGATCCTCGCTTTGAAGGCGATCAATCCGGAAGTCAAAGTCATCGGCTCCAGCGGCTTGTCTTCCAATGAACATGTGGCCCAGGAAGTCGGAATGGCCGTTCCCTATTTCGTGCCGAAACCTTACACGGCAGAGACGCTCCTGAAGACCATCCGCCACGCGCTCACCGGGCGGCACCCGGACGAGTTGCAGTGA
- a CDS encoding beta-ketoacyl-[acyl-carrier-protein] synthase family protein — MSRRAVITGLGPITCIGTGKAAFWAGLLAQKSGITRLTEFDTTLYRAHCAGQIADWDGTRFFPPHRLKRLDRYAQFAVASAKLALEDAGIVATPENPTDRIGVSYGTALAGIANAEGQHALFVKKGPRAVHQTLALQVFGGSAHSNIAIECGLRGVGTTNSNSCASGTVAIGEALRYIRDGWADVMVAGAAEAPLSPLTYGAFAFIKTMSQWTGDPAESCRPFDLNRDGFVMGEGAASLIIEEYEHAKKRGAHIYGEVLGYSLNNDAHHMTTPLPSGEACTKAINDALADAKVNGDQIDYINGHASSTQMNDANECFCVQKALGHEVASRIPISGTKAYTAHPLGATGAMEAIICALALENNWVPPTLNYETPDPACPLDVVPNEGREKKLSYILTNSFGFGGINSCAVLGQV; from the coding sequence GTGAGCCGTCGCGCCGTCATCACCGGGCTGGGGCCCATCACTTGCATCGGCACGGGCAAGGCCGCCTTCTGGGCCGGGTTGCTCGCGCAAAAGAGCGGCATCACCCGTCTCACGGAGTTCGACACCACGCTCTATCGCGCGCATTGCGCCGGGCAGATCGCCGATTGGGATGGAACTCGTTTCTTTCCACCGCACCGGCTGAAACGTCTGGATCGTTACGCGCAATTTGCCGTGGCCTCGGCCAAGCTCGCGCTGGAGGACGCCGGCATCGTGGCGACTCCCGAGAACCCGACGGATCGCATTGGCGTGAGCTACGGCACAGCGCTCGCTGGCATTGCCAACGCCGAGGGCCAGCACGCGCTCTTTGTGAAAAAAGGACCGCGCGCGGTGCATCAGACGCTGGCCTTGCAAGTCTTCGGCGGCTCGGCGCACTCCAATATCGCCATCGAATGCGGTCTGCGCGGCGTGGGCACAACGAACTCCAACTCGTGCGCCAGCGGCACGGTGGCCATCGGCGAGGCACTGCGTTACATCCGCGATGGCTGGGCCGATGTGATGGTCGCAGGCGCGGCCGAAGCGCCGCTGAGTCCGCTGACGTATGGCGCGTTTGCGTTCATCAAAACGATGTCGCAATGGACCGGCGACCCGGCGGAAAGCTGCCGTCCATTCGACTTAAACCGCGATGGATTCGTCATGGGCGAGGGCGCGGCGAGCCTGATCATCGAGGAATACGAGCACGCCAAAAAACGCGGCGCGCACATTTACGGCGAGGTGCTGGGTTACAGTCTGAACAACGACGCGCATCACATGACGACTCCGCTGCCGAGCGGCGAGGCTTGCACGAAGGCGATCAACGATGCGCTGGCCGATGCCAAGGTGAACGGCGACCAGATTGACTACATCAACGGCCATGCGAGTTCGACTCAAATGAACGACGCCAACGAGTGTTTCTGCGTCCAGAAAGCGCTCGGACACGAGGTGGCGAGTCGCATTCCGATCAGCGGAACGAAGGCTTACACGGCGCATCCGCTCGGAGCCACGGGCGCGATGGAAGCGATCATTTGCGCGCTCGCGCTGGAGAATAACTGGGTGCCCCCGACGCTGAATTACGAGACGCCCGACCCGGCCTGTCCGCTCGATGTGGTGCCGAATGAGGGCCGCGAAAAGAAGTTGAGTTACATACTAACCAACAGCTTCGGCTTTGGCGGAATCAACAGTTGCGCCGTGCTCGGCCAAGTCTGA
- a CDS encoding SRPBCC family protein — translation MQTGNSILIRASKEKIFEAAADLSQWPRILPHYRYIDYIESAKDRHVVKMACYRTGIPISWMSEEVIDREKLQVRFHHLKAFTKGMNVVWTFTDTPDGVLVEIMHYLRFRIRWLAPIAGLIIGNFFISYVAGQTLKHMKLHLENPAT, via the coding sequence ATGCAAACCGGCAACTCCATTCTCATCCGCGCTTCCAAGGAAAAGATCTTTGAAGCCGCCGCCGATCTCTCGCAATGGCCGAGGATTCTGCCGCATTACCGTTACATCGATTACATCGAGAGCGCCAAGGACCGGCATGTCGTCAAGATGGCCTGCTACCGCACTGGCATTCCCATTTCCTGGATGAGTGAGGAAGTGATCGACCGCGAGAAACTCCAGGTGCGTTTCCATCATTTGAAGGCGTTTACAAAAGGGATGAACGTCGTCTGGACTTTTACCGACACGCCCGACGGCGTATTGGTGGAGATCATGCATTATCTCCGTTTCCGCATTCGCTGGCTCGCCCCGATCGCTGGCTTGATCATTGGGAATTTTTTCATTTCTTATGTGGCCGGACAGACTTTGAAACATATGAAACTCCACTTGGAAAACCCCGCCACGTGA